TGTTTATTGTTCTATAACCAGGATGATCTAGCTGTTCTTATGGATTTTATTGAATGGCAGAATCCGGATGAAAATTTTATGATCCGAGTGCATCGTGTCTTAAAGTCCGTCGGGGAAAAACTATCTTCTCTTGATTATGAAGAACTGCAGTCCATGGTGGTACATAAAAACAGAGGAGATCATCGTTTACAAACAGTACTTAATCTTTTCGAAAGACATGGAGTTACTTCGGGGGATTTAGAAAGAAGGTCCCTTGTTTTGCGCGGAAAATTGCCTGAAGTTTTAACCGATCCGAAGGTCCTGGAAGAACGAAAAAAAGCGAGTTTGAATCGTTTGTATCAGATGCTTATGTATTTAAAGTCTGAGAAATGTAGAAGGGAATTTTTATACGAATATTTCGGCGCCACTTTTCATTCTTGCGAAAATTGTGATATTTGTTCTAAAACTGCTTAGACTCTGGGAATGCAGAATGTGACCTTGCTTCCATTTTTCTCCACTGATTCCACTGAAATTTTTCCATTATACGCTTTTATAATACTGTAAACCAAAGGCAGACCTAAACCGGTCCCAGATTCATTCTTAGTTCCCAATCGAGTGGATTTGATCTCGGTTAAAAATAGATTCGGGATCATATCCTTTGGTATCCCGATGCCGGTATCTTCTACGAAAAATTCAGGATCATTTTTCTCATTAGAAAGACCAATTCGGATGGTATCATTCTCTCTACAGAACTTTATGGAATTGGAGATTAAATTGATGAATATCTCGGAGAATAAGGTCCGATCTACGTTCAATTTCACATCGTCAGGGATCTCATTTATGACCCGGATCTTTTTTGCTTCCGCTTGGGGAAGAAGTTTGGCGAGTACACCTTCCACCTCCGGATACACATAGATAAGGCTATTGTCCAGAGGAAAAGAACCGGATTTGAGCCTATTCAAATCTAAGAGTGTTGCGATCATCTCCAAAGATTGAGAAGAAGTATATTCTGCTCTGGAAATCCATTCTAATAGTGATTCGTCGTCCAATTGTTGGTAATCGTTTCGGATCAATTGTAAGATGCCGATCACGGTTGTGATTGGAGATCTTAAGTCGTGAGTGACCAAGGATAAGAATGTGTCCTTGAGCGAGTTTGCTTCTTCTGCAATATGTTTTGCTTCCGCTAATTCTTTGGTTCTTTCCGATACTTTTTGTTCCAAGGATTTTTGGAGTTCTTCCAATCTGACAAAAGCATTGGAGAATCTGACGGAAAGCATTACTGTCTGAGAAAATAAGAATGCGAGAAGGCCCCAGCTTGCCAAATATTCAGCTTTGATGATCAAACTTTGATTCAAAATATCGTTTAGTGTGGTTAAAAATAAGATCAAGGAGCCTAGTGCAAATAAAATGGCCCCTTCTCGCCTTCTGAATATACAGAGAGCTATCATTATAAAAAAGTAAAGTATACTTACTCCTACAAAACCTTGGAATATCCTGATATAGTTCATATATTCCGTGGAAGGAAGTGCAAGGACTAAGATGAAAAATACGAAACTAACACATATGAATATATAATTAAAATAATAATGGAATTTTTCGCCTGGGAATACCGCTTTCAGAAAGACCGAAAATAAGGGAAGAGCCAAAACAAAGGTCAAAATGTCCAGCTTATGGATGTACACCCAAAGGGAATCCGGTGTGACCTCGTAAATAAATACAGAGCCTGTAAAAAATCCTCTGATACTTAGATCAATGCAAAATAGTCCGAACCAAAGCGCCGATTTGTCGACTCTTCTCATCAGAAATAGGATCAAATGATAAAGACCCATAAAGAAAGTGGCGCCGAAAACTACCCAGCCAAGTGCGACCTGCCTTTTTTTTTCTTCGAATACTGCTAATGTATTTCCGATCTTAATGGATTTGCGGAGTCCACCTGTTATATGATAAAAATTTGATATTTGTAATGTGAGTTTTAATTCTTTGGATTCTTCGTCTATGAGTACGATCGGATGTTTATAAGAAGGAAGCATCTGGGCTCTTGAATTTCCGATCTTTCCATTCTCGATCAGTAATTTTCCATTCAGAAAAAGTTTGAACGCTGTGGAAACGTCTCCGATCTGAAAGGCTAGGTCTTTTACCGGTTTGTCCAATAGAACTGTGAGTTTGTAAGTTCCAAGACCTTCTCCCTCATGTCGGTTGCCATTTTTTGTAAATGAGTTCCAAGCTCCAGGGACCGAAATGATTCCATCTTTGGAAAAAGTTTCGGGAGCCAGGATGGCGTCTGCAAATTCCCAATCTCCGTCTAAGGCAACAGTAGGGAAACGATCTATATCCCAATCTCTCAGATCTAAAATTCCGTCTTTTGCTTGTGGGGAATAGACTTCGGCTTTTTGAGAACATCCCATAAATACCAAGAGAAGAAGTAAATGAAAGACGGATGATCTCATTCTAATAACTAGTCTCCAGTTTATTCTTCGCTTGAAACCTGCATAGAAAATTGCATAAGAATGTTTTTAAAAAAAGACTGAAAACCCTAAGAAGAATCCTCTCAAAATCTCGTAGTTCCCCGATCTGGATCCGTTGCTGATGGAGATAGAAGAAGATGAAGAAATATTATAATTCAGATCCAATTGATCGAAATG
The Leptospira johnsonii DNA segment above includes these coding regions:
- a CDS encoding sensor histidine kinase, with amino-acid sequence MRSSVFHLLLLLVFMGCSQKAEVYSPQAKDGILDLRDWDIDRFPTVALDGDWEFADAILAPETFSKDGIISVPGAWNSFTKNGNRHEGEGLGTYKLTVLLDKPVKDLAFQIGDVSTAFKLFLNGKLLIENGKIGNSRAQMLPSYKHPIVLIDEESKELKLTLQISNFYHITGGLRKSIKIGNTLAVFEEKKRQVALGWVVFGATFFMGLYHLILFLMRRVDKSALWFGLFCIDLSIRGFFTGSVFIYEVTPDSLWVYIHKLDILTFVLALPLFSVFLKAVFPGEKFHYYFNYIFICVSFVFFILVLALPSTEYMNYIRIFQGFVGVSILYFFIMIALCIFRRREGAILFALGSLILFLTTLNDILNQSLIIKAEYLASWGLLAFLFSQTVMLSVRFSNAFVRLEELQKSLEQKVSERTKELAEAKHIAEEANSLKDTFLSLVTHDLRSPITTVIGILQLIRNDYQQLDDESLLEWISRAEYTSSQSLEMIATLLDLNRLKSGSFPLDNSLIYVYPEVEGVLAKLLPQAEAKKIRVINEIPDDVKLNVDRTLFSEIFINLISNSIKFCRENDTIRIGLSNEKNDPEFFVEDTGIGIPKDMIPNLFLTEIKSTRLGTKNESGTGLGLPLVYSIIKAYNGKISVESVEKNGSKVTFCIPRV